The region TCGGAGATCGAAACCCTGGGGCTTTTAAATGAGGAAGCGGCACGGCAGGGAAAAATTCATCAGGTCCTGCTGATGATCGATTTAGGGGATCTTCGGGAAGGGCTTTTTTATACGGAGGAGGAAAAAATCCTCAAGACGGTTAAGGAAATTATCGGGATGAAACACCTGGAATTGCTCGGCTTAGGAACCAACCTTACCTGTTACGGGGCTATTATTCCAAAAAATGATAACCTCTCTATCCTGGAATCCTGGGCTGACCGTATCCATAAACACTTCGGTATCCGCCTGGCCGTGGTTTCCGGAGGAAATTCCAGTTCCTACTATTTAATCGAACGGGGTGAACTTCCCAAGGGAATCAACAATTTACGTTTAGGTGAAGCCTTTATCCTGGGAACCGAAAGCGCCTATGGTGCACGGATAAAAAACACCTATGCGGACGGGGTAAAGCTGGAAGCCCAGATTATCGAAGTACAGACCAAGCGTTCCCTGCCGGTGGGGGAACGCGGGGTGGACGCCTTTGGACAAAGGCCGGTTTTTGAGGACCGGGGGATGATCAAGCGGGGAATCCTCGCCATCGGCAGGCAGGATGTGGATACGGATACCATATTCCCTCAGGACCCTGGGATCAGCATACTCGGTTCCAGTTCGGATCACCTCATGCTGGATCTGACCGGTTCCCAAAAAGATTATCAGGTGGGGGATGTGGTGGTATTTACCATTAAATACAGCGCCCTGCTCCGGGCTTTTACCAGCGGCTACATTCACCGGCGGTATACTACATAGTGGCGAGCATTATCGCCTTAATGGTGTGTTTACGGTTTTCCGCCTCGTCCCAGACACGGCTTTTGGGGCCATCGATCACTTCGGCGGTAACTTCCTCGCCCCGTATTGCCGGAAGGCAGTGAAGAAAAATAGTATCACTGTGGCCTGTTTTATTCATAAGAGACTTATTGACCTGGTAGGGGCTTAACAGCCGGACCCGTTCCGCTTTTATCGCCTCCTCCCCCATGGAAGCCCACACGTCGGTGTAAATTGCATCGGCCCCTTCGACCTCCGCTATGTCGGCGCTTATCCGTATCTTTGCACCGGATACCGCAGCC is a window of Treponema primitia ZAS-1 DNA encoding:
- the orr gene encoding ornithine racemase Orr; protein product: MDQLAYPLLSIDIGKLRGNLETISGTVKGAGCSLMIVTKSSCADPKIVEMLLSHPAVDYLADSRIQNIKTYAGRGKKTVLLRLPQKCEIPDIIRYADISMNSEIETLGLLNEEAARQGKIHQVLLMIDLGDLREGLFYTEEEKILKTVKEIIGMKHLELLGLGTNLTCYGAIIPKNDNLSILESWADRIHKHFGIRLAVVSGGNSSSYYLIERGELPKGINNLRLGEAFILGTESAYGARIKNTYADGVKLEAQIIEVQTKRSLPVGERGVDAFGQRPVFEDRGMIKRGILAIGRQDVDTDTIFPQDPGISILGSSSDHLMLDLTGSQKDYQVGDVVVFTIKYSALLRAFTSGYIHRRYTT